One Pseudomonas lalucatii genomic window carries:
- a CDS encoding methyl-accepting chemotaxis protein, with translation MTRQAQATNQLILQLNSNSHTINEMSGTIRGIAAQTNLLALNAAIEAARAGESGRGFAVVADEVRRLALHSQESAAEISRNIESVQQHIEGATLQVAGLSELAQHSAQSSETVRSLLDRVQQCTRHLTEQVDQVAVSTEQQGKAVAEIAELADHVRQGNAENLRAADQARTIAHHLAHLTR, from the coding sequence ATGACCCGGCAGGCCCAGGCCACCAACCAGCTGATCCTGCAACTGAACAGCAACTCGCACACCATCAACGAAATGTCCGGCACCATCCGCGGCATCGCCGCGCAAACCAACCTGCTCGCCCTGAACGCGGCCATCGAGGCCGCCCGCGCGGGCGAGAGCGGCCGCGGCTTCGCCGTGGTCGCCGACGAGGTTCGCCGCCTGGCCTTGCACAGCCAGGAGTCGGCGGCCGAGATCAGCCGCAACATCGAGTCGGTGCAGCAGCACATCGAGGGCGCCACCCTGCAGGTGGCGGGACTCAGCGAGCTGGCACAGCACAGCGCCCAGAGCTCGGAGACGGTGCGCAGCCTGCTCGACCGGGTCCAGCAATGCACCCGGCACCTGACCGAGCAGGTCGACCAGGTGGCCGTCAGCACCGAGCAACAGGGCAAGGCCGTGGCGGAGATCGCCGAACTGGCCGACCACGTCCGCCAGGGCAACGCCGAGAACCTGCGGGCCGCCGACCAGGCCCGCACCATTGCCCATCATCTGGCCCATCTGACGAGGTAA
- a CDS encoding nitrate- and nitrite sensing domain-containing protein has product MHGLHGLALYLSIGTAGTVVLTLAFYGLHRRMQRHKRVQIQANIRQLALLRALIAGFQRHRGLSNGLLCGDASMGQDLGDTRRQLDQHIREAQALGGSHRDAWNGLIDHWSRLRQGRIGTPANNLTQHHLIIRNSIYLMEDVASEVDLSEGRATLGYLPCIWREVVQAAEWAGQARALGTGIAAAGQSSAEQRVRLRFLYQKIRLLAETAFATLQRHAGEHPQGDLFRLPHRQRVIDDLLHCIEQELLGKAQPAIAAKTYFQHATQAIDELLALVDTALQQLQPQR; this is encoded by the coding sequence ATGCATGGCTTGCACGGGCTCGCGCTCTACCTGTCCATCGGAACGGCCGGCACGGTCGTCCTGACCCTGGCCTTCTACGGCCTGCACCGGAGGATGCAGCGGCACAAGCGGGTGCAGATTCAGGCGAACATCCGCCAGTTGGCCCTGTTGCGCGCGCTGATCGCCGGCTTCCAGCGCCACCGGGGCCTGAGCAATGGCCTGCTCTGTGGCGATGCCAGCATGGGCCAGGACCTGGGCGATACCCGGCGGCAGCTGGACCAGCATATCCGTGAGGCGCAGGCGCTCGGCGGTAGCCACCGGGACGCCTGGAACGGCCTGATCGATCACTGGTCGCGGCTGCGCCAAGGGCGCATCGGCACCCCGGCGAACAACCTGACCCAGCACCACCTGATCATCCGCAACAGCATCTACCTGATGGAGGATGTGGCCAGCGAAGTCGACCTGAGCGAGGGCCGCGCCACCCTGGGCTACCTGCCCTGCATCTGGCGCGAGGTGGTGCAGGCGGCGGAATGGGCGGGCCAGGCGCGCGCCCTGGGCACCGGCATCGCGGCGGCCGGCCAGAGCAGTGCCGAGCAGCGGGTACGGCTGCGCTTCCTCTACCAGAAGATTCGCCTGCTCGCCGAAACCGCCTTCGCGACCCTGCAGCGCCATGCCGGCGAACACCCGCAGGGCGACCTGTTCCGCCTGCCCCATCGCCAGCGGGTGATCGACGACTTGCTGCACTGCATCGAACAGGAGTTGCTCGGCAAGGCGCAACCGGCCATCGCCGCCAAGACCTATTTCCAGCACGCCACCCAGGCCATCGACGAGCTGCTGGCGCTGGTGGATACCGCGCTGCAGCAACTGCAGCCACAGCGCTAG
- a CDS encoding EAL domain-containing protein: MHNAALPLPTFDAGAASAAPHAPLAVPMQFTRYRGLSLGSHFQPIFSIAHGRAVGYEGLVRAQHDDGRPESPAALLAMPRNGRECLELDRACRTLHMQNFARQASGQAWLFLNLNSQYLVSERPDIGFTRDLLQASGVPAHRLVIEIIESEVRDQAQLKRFIRHFRQLGCLIAIDDFGAGHSNFDRIWDLQPDIVKIDRRLIRDAGNSPRVERILNGIVSLLHEAGSLVVVEGVESEPEALLAIAANAANADMVQGFFFARPQPRLGDPPGAAERFASLLRGRQWHGLGRSADLQHYARGIEELFRQALAELAEHQQFAPSCRGLLNDPRTVRCYLLDEAGYQVSPNVYPLHYQQRLNLRFAPLLCGDSANWSHKHYHYRAMRQPGIVQVSRPYLSVADSRLCITLSQTVTVDGLRHVFCCDLDWQDR; this comes from the coding sequence ATGCACAATGCCGCCCTGCCCTTGCCCACGTTCGACGCTGGCGCCGCCAGCGCAGCCCCGCACGCGCCGCTCGCCGTGCCCATGCAGTTCACCCGCTATCGCGGCCTGTCGCTGGGCAGCCATTTCCAGCCGATTTTCAGCATCGCCCACGGCCGCGCCGTGGGTTACGAAGGGCTGGTGCGGGCCCAGCACGACGACGGCCGCCCGGAGTCGCCGGCGGCGCTGCTGGCCATGCCGCGCAATGGCCGGGAGTGCCTGGAGCTGGACCGCGCCTGCCGCACCCTGCACATGCAGAACTTCGCCCGGCAGGCCAGCGGGCAAGCCTGGCTGTTCCTCAACCTGAACTCGCAGTACCTGGTCAGCGAGCGGCCGGACATCGGCTTTACGCGAGACCTGCTGCAGGCCAGCGGCGTCCCCGCGCATCGCCTGGTCATCGAGATCATCGAGAGCGAAGTCCGTGACCAGGCCCAGCTGAAGCGGTTCATCCGCCATTTCCGGCAGCTCGGCTGCCTGATCGCGATAGACGACTTCGGCGCCGGCCACTCCAATTTCGACCGCATCTGGGACCTGCAGCCGGACATCGTCAAGATCGACCGCCGCCTGATCCGGGATGCCGGCAACTCGCCCCGGGTCGAGCGCATCCTCAACGGCATCGTCAGCCTGCTCCACGAGGCGGGCAGCCTGGTCGTCGTCGAAGGGGTGGAAAGCGAGCCCGAGGCCCTGCTGGCCATCGCGGCCAACGCGGCCAACGCCGACATGGTCCAGGGCTTCTTCTTCGCCAGGCCACAGCCGCGCCTCGGCGACCCGCCGGGCGCTGCCGAGCGCTTCGCCAGCCTGTTGCGCGGCCGGCAGTGGCATGGCCTCGGGCGCAGTGCCGACCTGCAACACTACGCGCGCGGCATCGAGGAGCTGTTCCGTCAGGCCCTGGCCGAGCTCGCCGAGCACCAGCAGTTCGCCCCGAGCTGCCGGGGTCTGCTCAACGATCCCCGCACCGTCCGTTGCTACCTGCTCGACGAGGCGGGCTACCAGGTGTCGCCCAACGTCTACCCCCTGCATTACCAGCAGCGGCTGAACCTGCGCTTCGCACCGCTGCTGTGCGGCGACAGCGCCAACTGGTCGCACAAGCACTACCACTACCGGGCCATGCGACAGCCGGGGATCGTCCAGGTCAGCCGCCCCTACCTGTCGGTGGCGGATTCGCGTCTGTGCATCACCCTGTCGCAGACCGTCACGGTCGACGGCCTGCGCCATGTGTTCTGCTGCGACCTGGATTGGCAGGATCGGTAG
- a CDS encoding DUF2905 family protein: MARWLMLFGAALLLLGVTLHFAPWLLQWFGRLPGDIRIESARGRVFIPLTSMLLVSLVLTLLVNLFRR; encoded by the coding sequence ATGGCGCGCTGGCTGATGCTGTTCGGGGCGGCGCTGCTGCTGCTCGGCGTCACGCTGCATTTCGCGCCGTGGCTGCTGCAGTGGTTCGGCCGCCTGCCGGGCGATATCCGCATCGAGTCGGCGCGTGGCCGGGTGTTCATCCCGCTGACCTCGATGCTGCTGGTCAGCCTGGTGCTGACGCTGCTGGTCAATCTGTTCCGGCGCTGA
- the zapE gene encoding cell division protein ZapE codes for MAPEAAYRQAVEQGGFAFDQDQWQAVQGLQRCHEALHRTSGGGTAVDGVYLWGPVGRGKTWLMDSFYRSLRVPARRQHFHHFMAWVHRRLFQLSGTADPLQALARELGAEVRVLCFDELFVSDIGDAIILGRLLQAMFEQGVVLVATSNQAPEQLYAEGFNRQRFLPAVAAIGRHMQVVGVDGGQDHRLHPGVAQPRYWVAEPGRPSALAGVFAELNGARAFSDQPIALGHRRVAPVRQGERVLWCRYADLCEQPLAALDFIVLCDRFSSILLGEVPKLGARQRPAYIARGTEDGVERVQAGERQLPELSRHDDGVRRFIALVDECYDRRIPLYLEAQVPLAQLYTQGYLEFPFRRTLSRLQEMQLQRFVAAP; via the coding sequence CTGGCGCCGGAGGCGGCCTACCGGCAGGCCGTCGAGCAGGGCGGCTTCGCCTTCGATCAGGATCAATGGCAGGCCGTGCAGGGCCTGCAGCGCTGTCATGAGGCCCTGCACCGGACCAGCGGGGGCGGTACGGCGGTGGACGGGGTCTACCTCTGGGGGCCGGTGGGGCGCGGCAAGACCTGGCTGATGGACAGTTTCTACCGCAGCCTGCGGGTACCGGCGCGCCGCCAGCACTTCCACCACTTCATGGCCTGGGTGCATCGCCGCCTGTTCCAGCTGAGCGGCACCGCCGACCCGCTGCAGGCGCTGGCCCGTGAGCTGGGCGCCGAGGTGCGGGTGCTGTGCTTCGACGAGCTGTTCGTCAGCGACATCGGCGATGCGATCATCCTCGGCCGGCTGCTGCAGGCGATGTTCGAGCAGGGCGTGGTGCTGGTTGCCACCTCCAACCAGGCGCCCGAGCAGCTGTACGCCGAGGGGTTCAATCGTCAGCGTTTCCTCCCGGCGGTGGCGGCCATCGGGCGGCATATGCAGGTGGTCGGCGTCGACGGCGGCCAGGACCACCGTCTGCACCCCGGCGTGGCGCAGCCGCGCTACTGGGTCGCCGAGCCCGGTCGGCCAAGCGCCCTGGCCGGAGTCTTCGCGGAGCTGAACGGCGCTCGGGCGTTCAGCGACCAGCCCATCGCCCTGGGCCATCGCCGCGTCGCGCCGGTGCGCCAGGGCGAGCGCGTGCTCTGGTGCCGCTATGCCGACCTGTGCGAGCAGCCGCTGGCGGCCCTCGACTTCATCGTCCTGTGCGACCGTTTCTCCAGCATCCTGCTCGGCGAGGTGCCGAAGCTCGGCGCCCGGCAGCGGCCGGCCTACATCGCCCGCGGAACCGAGGACGGGGTGGAGCGGGTGCAGGCCGGCGAGCGCCAGTTGCCGGAGCTGTCCCGGCACGACGACGGCGTACGGCGCTTCATCGCCCTGGTGGACGAGTGTTACGACCGCCGCATCCCGCTCTACCTGGAGGCCCAGGTGCCCCTGGCGCAGCTCTACACCCAGGGCTACCTGGAGTTTCCGTTCCGCCGCACCCTGAGCCGGCTGCAGGAGATGCAGCTGCAGCGCTTCGTGGCCGCCCCCTAG
- a CDS encoding helix-turn-helix transcriptional regulator, giving the protein MLKARLIRLDDQAHEHTHDHHQLVLSLSGRAEFEVNGRGGEVCRMRACLVPGDADHQFAGVGDNRMLILDLDELDTPSEDLELLTHLFETPRYPQLDADFQNLLSYAGAELERYGSDPMLARALGGVLLRALHLRLFGERQARPRGPLDLERLDAYIGEHLVRRISVAELAQVACLSPSHFHAQFKDSVGLTPHQYLLKTRLDRAARLLRESPLPLIRIAEECGFSSQSALTTAMRRYLGLTPKRLRGAD; this is encoded by the coding sequence ATGCTCAAAGCCCGCCTGATTCGCCTGGACGACCAAGCCCACGAGCATACCCACGACCACCACCAGCTGGTGCTGTCGCTGTCCGGGCGTGCCGAGTTCGAGGTCAACGGCCGGGGCGGCGAGGTGTGCCGGATGCGGGCCTGCCTGGTGCCGGGCGACGCCGATCACCAGTTCGCCGGCGTGGGCGACAATCGCATGCTGATCCTCGACCTGGACGAGCTGGATACCCCCAGCGAGGACCTCGAACTGCTCACCCATCTGTTCGAGACCCCGCGCTACCCGCAGCTGGATGCCGACTTCCAGAACCTGCTGAGCTACGCCGGCGCCGAACTGGAGCGCTACGGCAGCGACCCGATGCTGGCCCGGGCCCTCGGCGGCGTGCTGCTGCGGGCCCTGCACCTGCGCCTGTTCGGCGAGCGCCAGGCACGCCCCCGGGGGCCGCTGGACCTGGAACGGCTGGATGCCTATATCGGCGAGCATCTGGTGCGGCGCATCAGCGTCGCAGAGTTGGCCCAGGTCGCCTGCCTCAGCCCCAGCCATTTCCATGCCCAGTTCAAGGACAGCGTCGGCCTGACGCCGCATCAGTACCTGCTCAAGACGCGCCTGGATCGTGCCGCACGCTTGCTGCGCGAGAGTCCCCTGCCGCTGATCCGCATCGCCGAGGAGTGCGGTTTTTCCAGCCAGAGCGCCCTGACCACGGCCATGCGTCGTTACCTCGGTCTGACCCCCAAGCGCCTGCGCGGTGCCGACTAG